Genomic DNA from Coffea arabica cultivar ET-39 chromosome 7e, Coffea Arabica ET-39 HiFi, whole genome shotgun sequence:
GCAATTTTGAGTTTCAGTTCCATGCTGATTCAGGCGATGCAGCAGGATTGAGACCAATTGGACTTGCGGTAATTTGATCACTTTTAATGTACTTGTGTAGTTGATTTAAACAATTATTCAAATTTCTATGTTGTTGAGAACCTAGGTCTTATACAGTCTCTGAGGTCAAAGTTGTTTAAGCATTTCTAATGATAATCTCCTGAAGGTTTTttagtttggtgtgtttttggtGAGTAAAAAAGGGGCTATAAGGCAAGAATGATTTTGAAAGCTGTTGATGTTCATGGTCCGCTTAATATTTCTTTGCTTATTGTGAATAGCTCTTTCCCTGTTTAACAGGGTAGAAATGATctcttattttctaaaatttcatgaCCCTGAACTTAGGATATTATTATGCTATTAGAAGTTCACTTGATACCATTTCTTCTTCTGTTGAAGTTCTCATGATGGAAAAAGATCAAAAAAATATTGTCGTTCAAAAATTGTGTAAAAAATGAAGTTATATGCTGCACCACTATGTATATGTAATGAGAATGTTTTGAAACCAACCATTGACTGATGAGTTTCTCTTTTGGAAAATTTGTGTAGCTGCCTTTTGTTTACTGGTGTATTATTTCCTTCCTGTGACTAAGTTTATGTTGACATGCCAAAGAGTACATAATCATAAGGattagatcttttttttttttcttgggtttAATTTTTTCTCATTATAAGTAATATCATGGAACAAGACTATGGTATTTATAcatttggaaatatttttcgCCTCTTCTGAGGAACTTTTATTAACCAAAAGGAGAAGAGAAGATTTTTCATTTCCTGTGACTGCCCTTTATCAGCAACCATATTATGTCATAGTAAGTATGTCCCGACGCTAAGCAAAATCTCAAGGGCTAAAATATGTGGATTTGTTCAATACTGTTCATTAACTGCTTAGTTTGCCGCTTTGGGGGTTACTGGAATCTTACTTGCAGAATTATTTTGAAGGTGTCATCAGGTTTAGTCCAGCAGCATAATAAGTCACTTGGACAAGTTCCAGATTCGGGCCTTTCTCAGTCATTAGTATCTTCATCTTTGGTTAAACATGAGGTGGTGATGGCAAAAGAGTCAAATTTTTCTGCACCAACCACAATATCAGATTGTGCTACTACAGCTGTTGATTCTGATGTATtgaatcagaaaaatcatccaaatatcagCAATCAAGTATCAAATTCTGATAGTAAAGATACAACATCATCAGTTGCAAATGACAGGTCATCAGACGATGGGTATAATTGGCGAAAATATGGACAGAAACTTGTAAAAGGAAGTGAATTTCCTCGAAGCTATTACAAATGTACGTATCCTAACTGTGAAGTGAAAAAGATATTCGAACGTTCTCCTGAGGGGCAAATAACAGAAATTGTGTATAAGGGTTCACATGATCATCCTAAGCCTCAGCCAAGCCGTCGATTTACTCCTGGTGCTCTTTTGTCTATTCAAGAAGAGAAATTTGATAAAGATTCAACTTTTACTGGTCAAGAAGGTAAAGAAGTTAACAAATTAATGCAGTTTTATGGAACTTTTTGATCCTTATTTTGCTGTATGCATCTAAGAATGGTAAAttaatatcttctctcttgtttgctTCTCTTGCCAAAGATAAACTAAACGTTAACAGCCAGAATACCAGTGTCGAGCCAAATAGCACTCCTGTGCCATCTCCGCAACAAGAAAATGATGATGGATTGGATGGTACCCTGTCAAAATTGCAGTGTGTTAATGATGAGATTGATGAAGATGACCCATTTTCAAAGAGGAGGTATTTTTGTTTCACAAAAGATCCATGTATTATTCTTACTCCTATGGTTGTCCTATCAATTCTGTAAAAATTTTTGAGCAGGAAATTAGATGGTTCACTTGATGTTACACCAGTGGTGAAGCCTATCCGTGAGCCACGTGTTGTTGTTCAAACTGTAAGCGAGGTTGATATACTGGATGATGGGTATCGGTGGCGTAAATATGGGCAGAAAGTGGTCCGTGGAAACCCAAATCCTAGGTACATAATAAGTTTATTGTTGTGCATAGAGATTAATAGTAAATTGTTGCTGTTTATGCTCTTGTCCCAGAAGTTGCGTTGTTTTAGAACATCACAAGGTACTATGTTGGTGGTGGTATATGATTCCTTTATCCAAATCCAGAAAATTATCTGGAAGCATCATTATATCCAAATACATCAATACCTTCTTGTGTCACATCTGTGTTGACCATCTGATATGGCTCAACTTGTATAAGTTGCTCTATTTTTGTGCTTGAAAGGATGGGTTGCATTTGATTGGGTGTTGAATTATACAATGTGCATGCTCCCATTTCGACTGATATCCAAAAACTCAActttatgtttatttgtgtCATGGAGTAACTGTACCTTCTCTTTGAAGCTGGCTTTTCTGGGATATCCTGTTCTACTTGGAGAAGTATGAACTTGATCATGCGTTGTTTTGCTTCTTTCATCAATAGAATTTAGCAAccaattttctctgcatattagCAAGGCGTTGAGGACAAATTGAGATATAAGTggtttaaaaaatttcttaGAATCGATTTTGTTCTGCATTTTGAACTACCTACTCCCAATATGAGATGAAGCTATGTTGCAATCTCTGCACAATTAGTATTTGAAGCCCTctgaattgaatttgaaataaaatttttatattagaGTGCACATAGTGCTTGTCCACATTTTTCTGACACTACATGGTCTGTGATCACTAAGACGGCACATTGTATAAAGGAAAATTATTTTGCTTGTAGAACTAACCTCCATTTATTAGGCCTAGCATTCTTTATGTATTTTAATGGAGTATTAAGCAAGATTTCTGTcttacatttatttatttatatttttaaatgtATGAGCTGTTGGTTGTTTGTAATCATTGATCTTCCATGAATTCTGCGAAGTCAAGTCTTGAGCAATCAGATTttggttttatggattataagCAAGTTGGTATTGCTCCTTTTATCTTCTTTGGTGGTTATAGTTGTATGATTCCCTCATTTAGGCGTTTCTTATTTTTGACAGAAAATACCCAGGCCCTTGCTATCCAGTTGCCATGCACACCCTATTTTCTTAAAAGAGATGGGTGTAGTTTTACCATTTAGCTAGGAATTATCTTCCAAGTATTTTGTGACTCACCACTTGGGTGTGATGCAGGAGTTATTACAAGTGCACTCATGCAGGATGTCCAGTAAGGAAACATGTTGAAAGAGCATCGCATGATCCCAAAGCAGTTATTACGACGTATGAAGGAAAACACAATCATGATGTACCAACTGCCAGAACAAGTAGCCATGAAATGGCAGGACCAGCAACGATGGGTGCAATGTCAAGAATTAGGTCAGAAGAGGATGATCCAATAAGCCTTGATCTTGGAGTTGGTATTAGCTATGGTGCTGAGCATAGACCTGATGCTCAGCTACAAATGCTGAACTCTGAGCCTCTTCAAAGCCAAGTTCCTGCAGCTGCTTCTACTCGAATGGTAGTTCAAGCATCTACATTGCCAGCATGTTATGGTGTTGTCAATGGTGGAATAACTTTCTATggatcaaaagaaaatttggacGAAGGCGGTGGTTTTGGGACAGCACCTTTGCGGTCTTCAAACCAATGTCCACAAAATCTTGGAAGAATAATTTTGGGCCCGTAAAGTGTTACCGAGTACGaggaggaaaagtgaaaaaataatGCCACCATTTATTTTTTTCGGGATTCTTGGTGGGTGAATGGTCGAATGATTCAACCGATGTTCACTTGTGAATGCCTGCCTCTCCAGTTTTATGTTTGAGAGCTGCTCATGCTGTAAGATAGTATTAGTTACCGTGTAAATTAGAATACAGTAAAGGTTGACATTGCACCCTCAAAAGTGCTCGaattcttttggtttttgtagCAAATCCATCTCATCTCCCGTCCTCATTTTCAAGTAAAAGCTAGCGTCAATTTTAACAGGATTCTTGTCGTCTGCCCAACCTCATGATTGGCAACAACTAATGAAAGAATTTTGCCCCGGGTATGAAGGTTCCTCCATCTGCTTACTCATTCACTTTCCTCGGGCATTCTTGAAATCATTAATTTGTTGTTTATACGTCTGATCGAAGATAAAAAGGGACCACTACTTGGAAATGGCAGAACCTCGTCATGGGAGCCACCCGCCACGATGAATTTTTCCGCCCCTCCATCGGTGTGAGAATAGTTCCATCCGTGCTACATCTACAgtctttcttttgtttacacTGATACAGGAGTTTATGTACCGAAATTCATGATTGATCGAAGGAAAGATCACCATCCATCATGCACAAACTGACTGACGATTAAACAGGTTGAGGAAGGTGTATTTGTCTGTCACCTCTTCTGATGCTTTCTGGGGAAAAGACTGACCTCCTCAAATGTGGTTATTTTTGTTACATGACTGCAAATTCCTTGAGTTACACAAAACAGGAGTCACAATCCGTATGTGGTGTACTACTATGAAGTACGAACCAAACCcagaattacaagaataaaatcTCCTTGAAACACAGCCCACAGACTGCATAAACTCGTACCCGCATCCATATCTATCAACATTTCAACAATGTACCCCACAAATGTCCTCAAGGCAAGAAAGGTATAATAAGCTATAGTATTTTAACCCGTGAAGAATCTTCTCCAAGACTGCCATGGTAGCCATCCACCTGCCAAGAAAGGAAGGGAATGCAGTCAAAGAGAATAAGAACGCACAGCGATGAAGGTTCTTCTGGTCGTGTCTTCCAGTTTGAAGAAAACAGAGAGTTGGTTAGAGAAGATACCACAGGCAGGACAACGGACGTATTGTTGGTCAGTCCGGAGAACTAGACCTGACCCTTTACATTCTCCACATTGCCTCTGTTTCACCTGCACGttgcaattttccatttttttttcagtaaAACTACCTCGTGGACTATTCCTAGGCATTTCAGTAATCTTTTCTATTTTGCCTTCACATGGTATCAGAGATATTTGCTCTAGTATTTGCACGAATAATACTAATTTACCGCACCAagctccccttttttttttttcaaaaaaatttccttcctttttcgTTTCAATCATATATAACAATCGACAATAATAAAATCTGGATGGTAAATACTACGTACTAATCAAATTTACTCCATTCTCTACATCAAAATTCAAAGTAGTACGATAAACAGAAGGATCCTGGAAATGCTTACAATTCTTTTGCCGAACTCAATTCCAGCAACCATAAAAGGTGTAATTCCAGCTGCCAAAAATTACAACGCAAGGCAAGACTTCTTGAAAAGTTTGTATTCATATATTGTGAGAGCaacactaataataataataatttttttttgaaaaaaaaaacttttcccCAGACACCACTCATCAGAGAGACAGAGAGTGAACACCCGAACAAGCCAAGATAATTAAACATGGTCAAGGTCGAGTACCTAAAGCACCAACAACAATTTGCCATGTGACCACAGCCCGGGCAGGGTCAGAAGTGAAACTGGAAACCTCGGCCAGGGCGGATATTCTTGGCtttgatttcttgattttgagaGATTCATGACTTGTAGTAATACTAGTAGTGTTTCCACTGGGAGCCAGAGATATTGGCTGGGAAAGTGTTGTGGTGGGGAATCTGGTTCGGGTGGTGGGTTGATTTGAGCTTCGTATAAAGCCGCCGCTAACGACTGCATACCCCATCTTCGCTTTTGATTAAGAGCAGGGCCAGGGCCAGGAAGGAAGTCGGCCGGGAAACTAGAAAGCTTTTAACTTGTTCCGTTCGTTGATGATTCACAACATTTTTGGCTATGGCATTTTCGGTTTAGTATTTATTAGAGCCACAGAGTAGGAGCCGCTGATACTTCTCCACGTCCACTTGGACCTCCACTTCGCGCCAAACCCAGATATAAGTAGGTCATATCATACTTCTTCACgtcccccttttttcttttttctttttttttttttccttttctttcggtGGAACCTGACCATTGCCCTAGGCCCCTAGCCATGAATTTCTTCCGCTCATCAAATTTTCATTAGGCTCCAGATGTTTGCCGGAGAGCAAGACGGATCATGGACTCATCAGCTTGGTTGATGACAGAATGCTGGACGGCAGGTGTCTTCTTGTTCTACTATAGTTGAATTAGCCGTCTATCCAATCATGGAAGCGCATTTTAGCGTGTCATGCATCCAATGATTGTTTTAGCACAGCGTATTGCTTTTGCCAAAAGACGTGAAAAAGGCCAATGCAGCAGCGGAGCAATATGGTTGCCGCCGCGGTCAACAATGGAGGGGCAAAAAGCATCCAACATCCATCAAGTATATTAAGCTAGGACAAACAAGTAAATAAAGCTGATTAAAGTAGCTGTACAAAACTTAAAAGAACCTCTGAAACCAAGCGGTTTAAATCAAGAACTGTCCAGATAAACTGCAGCAGAGCACAAACAATCTATGGCAAGCTGCAAGCTTGCTTCTACTTCCGGACCAACCGCGGTATATCTAGGTTAACTCAGTCTGGGCTTCAGAATTCCCCAGGGGATACTTCAGAATTTGCAACACATAAAAGTTTTAACTACAAAGATTTCTTAAAACAAACCAAAAGCAAAATTAAGAGGAAGTTGCACATAGAAGTTTAGCAGCGTCCTTAAGAAGAGTACCATTTTCAGCTTCAACTACCCGCGAGTAGCATTCTAACCCATCCTCGTAACTGTAATTTTGCTCAGTACTTGCACCACCAGAAAGAACTTCATGATCCTTGACAGACATCCACCCACTCGACTTCTGGCTGTTTTCCAAAGTGCTTTTAGCACGCCCTACAGTCTTCTTCTCCTTCACCGAATTTGTCACCCTAGCGATCATCGAATAAGTATTATTTCCCCCAGGAAGTGTTTCAGTGGTAATTTTTAGCGGATAAGTTCTTTTAGTCTTTGTATGGAGAATCCTGTACCCAGTACCAGATTCAATCCTCACTTTAATCTTTTCCATCACTTTCTGCTTAACCAATTTCCGAGTGCCATTGTTTTTAAACTTTATAGAGTTCTTGAACTTCAACTTTTGCGAAACTGAGGTAGTAAAATTGCCAGCAGTTGAGCTCACCCAGCCATAAATCTTAGTCTCCCTCTCTGCCTCGATTTGAAACTTTCCATCAAGCCCATCAAACTTCAATTCACGCTCTAAAGAAAACTCCGGAGAACTAAAAGCAATTCCAGCCTGAACCTCCTCTGAACCAGCATCCAACCAGAGATGCAAATTTGCATCCACAAGCCAAAATGAAACACCATCGGCCACTTGAACCGAAAAAGAATGCACCTTCCCGTCGAGAAGCAAGCCTAAATAGGGTGTCAACTCTACATCATATGAAGGAAGATCAAATGCTCCAATGGAAACCACTGGCTCCCAAAATAAGGGATTAATTCCACCAGTGAATATCACCGGAAAAGGTACCACCGATCCAACAAGATTCCCATCAATCATCACCAAAACTTCACGGTAAGCACCGTGGCCTCGCCCTATACTCACCTTATTCATGTTTGCATATGAATCAGAAGGATTCACATGCTGAGCCTCATCATCATTTGCCACCTTTAAGTATGAATCAGGAGGGTTAGAGTACCAAAACTCATCATTCCCATGAAATGACACGTAAATTTCAACCACAGCTCTATATGTATTCTGAGGAATTCGAACTCCTCTGGAATGAATATCTGATTCATTCTGAATCCTAAACCAATACCCTTCATCTCCAACCTCTGAAATAGGAATGATCAAATCCGCTGGTTTCTCATATAGTAAATCAAAGGAACCCTTTTCAGAATCCACCAGTGGTTCTAAAGGGTTGTACGCAGATTTCAATTTCCTACTACTAGGCCAGTAATTCTCTGAAGGCAAAGCTAACAAAGGCTTAACATTTATGGCGTTAGCATCATAGTAAAGGAAGGTAACATTAACTTGGTAAACGCCAGTAAAGACATCATTAACGATGTTTTCAAGCATGACGGAGAGAGTAAGGTTGTTCTGTGATAAAAGAGAAGAATACCTGGTGACGTCCTTCCTAACCGTCCAGAAAATTCCATCAGCTGTGGGCTCAGCCGTGCTGGTGCGGATCAGCTCGGCTCCACCGAGCCAGAGGGCGGCTATGCGGTCGTATTGCTCCCCTTGACAAGAGGCTTGGATCTCGAGAGTGACGTGAGTCCAGATGCAATTCAGGGGCGGAAAGTAAGGAACGGAGAGGGGGGGAAGGCCGCAAGTGTTGCTGAAATTGTGAGTGAGGATTGGGAGAGTGCATGTTGCGTGGACGCCGTCGAATGGAAGTGGCTTGGTGACTTCAAAATATTCTTGCGGTGGGGAAACGTTGCGATCATTTTGATGGAAAGAGCGTTTTGTAAAGTGAGATTGATGGAAGGGTAGCGTTCTGCACTGAAGTGGAATAGTGAGGCGCAACAGGATCAGTGAGAGGAAAAAAGTTTGCATCTTGGCTTTTTGGATTGTCTGGTTTGGATGGTCAAGGAAGAACCGAATGAGTATAGAGTATAGACAGGGAACTCAAAGAAGAGGAGGTTTTACATGGGTTTCGATTTTCTTGGATCGGGACTTGGTTTAGCCATTGATTCTGAGGAGTTCGATAAGTCAGATGGAGAGTTGAATAGAATGAAAGTCAGTAATGGATGTTTGGTGGCCTTAAACTACATAATGACAAGTTAACTTTCATTTTGATGGAAAGACGAAAGAGCGTTTTGTAAAGTGGGATTGATGGAGGGGGTAGCGTTCTGGACTGAAGTGGAATAGCGAGGCACAAGAGGATCAGTGAGAGGAAAAAAGTTTGCATCTTGGCTTTTTGGATTGTCTGGTTTGGATGGCCAAGGAAGAACCGAATAAGTATAGACAGGGAACTAAAAGAAGAGGAGATTTTAGATGGGTTTCGATTTTCTTGGATCGGGACTTGGTTTAGCTATTGATTCTGAGGAGTTCGATAAGTCAGATGGAGAGTTGAACAGAAGCTTGAGCAATGAAAGTCAGTAATGGATGAATGGTGGCCTTAAACTACATGATGACAAGTTAACTTTGATGAATCGAATAGGCTGTTGAAAACGAGAAGAGCTTCTATACGTGTCCAGCGGATATAGGGCAGATAGGTAGATTTGCTGTTTTTTAATTCCTGCATGGGACCCGTGGATATAGAACAGATAGGTAGATTTGCTGCATTTGATTCTTGTCATGGGACCGTACCCCGTTGAAAATTTccaatatgaaaattttatagtaTTTAATGCAACAATCAGCAACTCTTCCCCCCACTTCCTAAGAATCTTCCTGAATTTTGTCCTACGATGCTTTCACTGGTTGAGCTTTAGTCAACTGTCCGTGCGGGCATTTTTATTAGGCCAGCAACAATGCCAAAGTCCGATTTGCACTATTCGCGTCAGCTTCTCCATCAATCTTGACAATAGGTTTTAAAAGCTTCAAGTCTTCTCTTATTTTCGTTCATTCTGAAGCTCATGAAGCTAAGGCAACTAAAGCTAGGAGTAAATGCTCTACAAGCCAGCTAATCCCTTCCAGGAAACAAAGTAGAGGGCGCCGATCAATTCTGAGTTACCAGTTATGTAGCTATGAGTTATGATGTCCTTGTTTCCCTCCTGATGttttgttttcttccatcttccTAAGGAGGAATAAGATTAACCATCACCTGTTTACACCACACAACTTCAGTGACGACCACTGTCGAATCTTTCTGCTGGCTTCCAACAATGTCATCGCATCTGGAAGATGCTTATTCACATACATATGACAATAAACAAGACAATCCCATCTGGATCATGGCCTTCCTGTATATTGTAGAACTATTCACCAATTTGCAAGTGTGAATGCAAACTGAAATCTAAACCATAATCCCTTGCTCTTTCTATTGGACATCTGTTAAATGTATCATGCCCCGTAACTGATGACAGAATACATTGCATCCAAAGCAAAAATCGAAGGCATGCATTACCATGGATTTGGAGAAGATAAAAGAAGAGCAATCTTTACTACAAGCTTGGATCTTTAACTCATAAGGACAATCAACTCATTGTTTAACTCAGTATCATTAAGAAGTGTAGTAAgaagaaacaaaggaagaaaaagaaaagtagaaTATCCAAAGTGTTAATCTTCATACAAGGAAACATAACAGGTTTGAATGAGGGGTACATTGTTGTTGAGAAATCAACTCTTAATAGATTTTGATGGTCACAACTAAAAAGAAGTATGCACCTCAATTTTGATTACAGAAAACTCATGAGCTACTGTCGAAATGCTAGCTTCAACAAAGCATGCTTGGTTCGTGAATCAATACAGACTCGTATTCAGAGCTCAAATAACATTAAGAGACCACTCATAGAACTCACTATGATGTCCATACTTACCAAAGCGCAATTCAGGTTACAATATAAGCAGAACGATGCTTGCAGTAATGGCAATCATCCTTGAAGCAACTTTTGAACTATATATTCCATGCATGAACGATAAACTGACCAGAGTGGAGAACCATTATATTAAAAAACTGTCATTCCTTATGGATAACTTTAGcaaaaccaaaagaaacatCTAATAAATGTCCGATTAAGCAGGTAATGATAAAGCCAACAGATGCAACTTCCATTGACCTAGAGCATCATATAGTTCTCAATTCAAAAAAAGGGGCTCTAAGTGCTCTCATCATAATAAAACCTTCAATGTTGAGATGGACGAGTAACCATGACAAATTATCAAACACAATAAGCAAAGACCAGCATAGGCCCTAGGCACTACCACGACAATAAGCAAGCACTGCAAATAAAGTCTCAATCAAGCACCGAGACAGCAAACTTAAGCAActtaaatctttctatttttcgaTAGAAAGGAAAAGATGAGGGGATCTAAAACAGAAGTCATTTGACAATGCTACTCCAAGATATTTGGCAATGCGGTTTCATATATCAAATATTCATCAGCGACAGCTTTTCAGAAACCCAAAAAAGCCCAAAAATACAATGACACCAATTAGAGTCcagctaaaaaggaaaagaagaagaaaagcttAAGAACTGCAGGGCTAAGACAACAATCCAAATTGGGAGTAAAAGAAGCATCTTGAATGATCAATATATAAACTGAGAACAAAAACAATCCGAATCAAAGAGTAGCCAGAGTCTAATTATTTCTCATAGCACCTTTTTCACCAAAACCGTCACAAAGTTCCTTCCTTTCCTCAATTATCTCTAGAAAACGTAAAGAAATGCTACAAATTAGCACAAGACAGGGCAAGAACCCTAGAGCAACTTCTTGTACTTGGCTACCTCTCCATCATTAGGGAAAAATCCCATAAGCCTCCCTGCAGAATTCTGGTACGCGTACATGAACCCACCCATCAGTCCAATTAATCCCCCAGTCACCATTGATGGGCCCCTTATCCCAGGCTTTATTCCTAGAAAgcacaggaaaaaaaaaaaaagaaaaaagatctCACTTTTACGACCAAAAAAGATCAAGTCCACGATACGTATATTGAAGAACAAATTAACCtaagaaaagataaaagaagcaATGGGTTATTGAAATATGAGCACAGTAGGACAAAGGGATCTTGCGGATACCGGAGAGGTAGCCGACCGTGACTGAAACGCCGGTGATGGTGGTGAGGCGGAGGTAGTCAAGGGTGCTGAAGTTGCCCACGACCTTGGTGAAGGGTGGGTTGCGATCTATAACTGGATATTCTGGCTTTGCTGATGCTGTGATGTCTGTATTCATTTTTTGTTAGCTCTTGTTTTTTCTTCTAACTTTTCACTTCTTTGCAGCTGCTCTTCCGAGGAAAGACTCCCAGAGGACTGTAAAATCTCTCTGCTTTGCTGCTTACTTCACTGTTTTCTGGAGAATAAAAATGGTCAGGTAAGTTTGGGTTTTAGGTGGGTCCACACGGGCATATCTGAATGTTGGTCTGCGATTAATTGCAGTTGGGCCGCTTGTTCTAGGCCACAGTGATTTTCAACAAGGTAGTAAACTGAAGGCCCATTAGTTCGAGGCATTGGATGAGATCTCGCGTCTAAGATATGTATGTGGTTTGTACAATTACACAATTAGGCCTCCTCCAGACAATTGAGCTTTCAATTTATTGGCGAGTGAGCGTATTTGGACACGGGAttctctgaaaaaaaaaatgtagaataATAGCGTAGCACATTTTTCGTAACATGTTATACCGTATCTATACATCAAAAAACGTGgttaaaaagaggaaaaggcGATTCACAAACATGTTCGTTCATGATGTAATTAAATACGAGTCactatttttttgaataatGAGTTGAGTAAACAAATTTAATTATTCAGTAATAGGCAACTCGAGAATGATATTTAAGATTGTCACttctcaaattcaaaattgatggTAATTTATCCGcacataatttttttctttaacctCTAAACCCACCTATAttaggagattttttttttttttccaaaaatagttGTCCAAACTTTGGTCTTAAAAAACGTCAAAAGTCTCCATTCCTCCTAGTTCCCCTTCCCAATTGCCATGAAAAAACCTCCTCATTAATGGTAAGATACAACAAAAACTTTTGTGCTAGAGTAGGTAAAAACTTTTGTTtggattattatttttattaaaaaatatattgtaataatttgatacatgtgaaattaaaaaataatttaaaacgCGTTCAAGAGaacgtaaaaatttttctcCAAATACCAAAGCATGTAAAAGAATAAATGTGTTGGCTCTTGGCTCACTACTTCACacttcatcaaaaaaaaaaataataataataataacaaaaatcacCCGCCTCCTGCCTCAGAC
This window encodes:
- the LOC113690153 gene encoding peptide-N4-(N-acetyl-beta-glucosaminyl)asparagine amidase A-like, giving the protein MQTFFLSLILLRLTIPLQCRTLPFHQSHFTKRSFHQNDRNVSPPQEYFEVTKPLPFDGVHATCTLPILTHNFSNTCGLPPLSVPYFPPLNCIWTHVTLEIQASCQGEQYDRIAALWLGGAELIRTSTAEPTADGIFWTVRKDVTRYSSLLSQNNLTLSVMLENIVNDVFTGVYQVNVTFLYYDANAINVKPLLALPSENYWPSSRKLKSAYNPLEPLVDSEKGSFDLLYEKPADLIIPISEVGDEGYWFRIQNESDIHSRGVRIPQNTYRAVVEIYVSFHGNDEFWYSNPPDSYLKVANDDEAQHVNPSDSYANMNKVSIGRGHGAYREVLVMIDGNLVGSVVPFPVIFTGGINPLFWEPVVSIGAFDLPSYDVELTPYLGLLLDGKVHSFSVQVADGVSFWLVDANLHLWLDAGSEEVQAGIAFSSPEFSLERELKFDGLDGKFQIEAERETKIYGWVSSTAGNFTTSVSQKLKFKNSIKFKNNGTRKLVKQKVMEKIKVRIESGTGYRILHTKTKRTYPLKITTETLPGGNNTYSMIARVTNSVKEKKTVGRAKSTLENSQKSSGWMSVKDHEVLSGGASTEQNYSYEDGLECYSRVVEAENGTLLKDAAKLLCATSS
- the LOC113690155 gene encoding NADH-ubiquinone oxidoreductase 20.9 kDa subunit-like, encoding MNTDITASAKPEYPVIDRNPPFTKVVGNFSTLDYLRLTTITGVSVTVGYLSGIKPGIRGPSMVTGGLIGLMGGFMYAYQNSAGRLMGFFPNDGEVAKYKKLL
- the LOC113690148 gene encoding probable WRKY transcription factor 20, coding for MEEASSLQSRYHSPHAFEQLHQQQVEEQQSGACSNVEMDGRLTSSLQRVRDGNGNGNGNYSEAAAAYHHSAAAAGGGGAKYKLMSPAKLPISRSPCTLTIPPGLSPTSFLESPVLLSNIKAEPSPTTGTFSMPQMMQGSSGTSGFSYLTNCSSLNTVNKTNSCNFEFQFHADSGDAAGLRPIGLAVSSGLVQQHNKSLGQVPDSGLSQSLVSSSLVKHEVVMAKESNFSAPTTISDCATTAVDSDVLNQKNHPNISNQVSNSDSKDTTSSVANDRSSDDGYNWRKYGQKLVKGSEFPRSYYKCTYPNCEVKKIFERSPEGQITEIVYKGSHDHPKPQPSRRFTPGALLSIQEEKFDKDSTFTGQEDKLNVNSQNTSVEPNSTPVPSPQQENDDGLDGTLSKLQCVNDEIDEDDPFSKRRKLDGSLDVTPVVKPIREPRVVVQTVSEVDILDDGYRWRKYGQKVVRGNPNPRSYYKCTHAGCPVRKHVERASHDPKAVITTYEGKHNHDVPTARTSSHEMAGPATMGAMSRIRSEEDDPISLDLGVGISYGAEHRPDAQLQMLNSEPLQSQVPAAASTRMVVQASTLPACYGVVNGGITFYGSKENLDEGGGFGTAPLRSSNQCPQNLGRIILGP